The genomic region AAGGGTCAGGGCGGTTTCAACCTTGGGGGTGGGATGCGTGCCGGGGTCGAGGAATGGCAGGATCTTTCGTTCCATCACCGTGCCGAAGAACACATCCGCCGGGTAGGCGATATAGGCGATGTCCCGGGGTTCGGCGGGGTTGGCGGAGGGGGGTGGAAGGGCCTTGTTGAACACGGGGACCAGCCGGTCCTTTCCGATCGTGATGATTTCCAGAAAGTCGGTGTTGAAATCGTCGGTTCCATCCGGCAGGCGGTAGACGATGGCCACATCGGCCTGCCGCGACAGCAGAAGCCCGGTGCATTCATCAAGGTTGGCGGACCGCAGCCGGACGTGGATGCCGTTGCGGTGGTCAGGCAGCTGCTGCAGGATCCGGGGGATGCGGGCGGCGGTCAGGGAATGCTGGCAGGCAATCACCACCTTGTTGCTGGCGATCCGTTCCCCCCGCCGCAGGTCCACCACCAACTGCCGAAGTGCTGCGGACAGAAGCAGGATCTGTTCGCTTTGCGCCAAGGTTGTCGGATTGAGGCGTATCGGCTTGTGCGCGCGGTCAAACAGTTCGACCCCGACATGATCCTCGATCTGCTGGACGCGACGGGAAAAGGCCGACTGGGTCAGACGCCGCCGTTCTGCGGCACCACTGAACGACCCGGTTTCGGCGATGGCAAGGATGTCTTCCAACCACTCCAGCCGCATGGCACCCCCTAAGTTGCAAGAATTGCATGATACTTCAAGAATTTCGCATTGGCCAAGCAAAACAAACTGTGTGAGCATCAAAAGATACAAGTTAGGTAAGGACCTGCCATGCATCTCGCCCGTTTTCCGCGCGTCCATCTGGCGCATCTTCCGACCCCGCTGGAACGGATGGATCGCCTGTCGAAAGAGCTGGGCGGGCCAGAGATCTGGATCAAGCGCGACGATTGCACTGGCCTGTCGACCGGTGGCAACAAGACCCGCAAGCTGGAGTTCCTGATGGCCGAGGCGCTGGCTGCGGGCGCGGATACGGTGATGACGCAAGGTGCCACCCAGTCCAACCATGCCCGGCAGACGGCGGCCTTTGCGGCCAAGTTGGGTCTGGCCTGTCATATCCTGCTGGAGGATCGGACCGGGTCAAATGACGCCAACTACAACGGCAATGGCAATGTCCTTTTGGACCATCTGCATGGGGCCACCACATCCAAGCGGGCGGGCGGCAAGGACATGCAGGCCGAGATGGAGGCCGTGGCAGAAGGGCTGCGCGCCAAGGGGCGGAAGGTCTATCTCATCCCCGGTGGCGGGTCGAACGCGACGGGGGCGCTGGGCTATGTGAACTGTGCCTTTGAGCTGGTGGGTCAGGCCAATGACCGCAGTCTGGTGATTGACCATCTGGTGACGGCAACCGGCTCGGCAGGCACGCAGGCGGGGCTGATCACCGGGCTGAAGGCGATCAACGCTGGCATCCCCTTGACCGGGATCGGTGTGCGCGCGCCGAAGGAAAAGCAGGAAGAGAACGTCTTTGCGCTGGCGCTGAAGACGGCGGAAAAGCTGGGCTGTCCCGATGTCGTCAAACGGGGCGATGTGGTGGCCGACAGCAGCTATGTCGGGGCGGGCTATGGCATCCCGCGCGAAGATACGCTGGAGGCGATCCGCATGTTCGCCCAGCTGG from Tabrizicola piscis harbors:
- a CDS encoding LysR family transcriptional regulator, with the protein product MRLEWLEDILAIAETGSFSGAAERRRLTQSAFSRRVQQIEDHVGVELFDRAHKPIRLNPTTLAQSEQILLLSAALRQLVVDLRRGERIASNKVVIACQHSLTAARIPRILQQLPDHRNGIHVRLRSANLDECTGLLLSRQADVAIVYRLPDGTDDFNTDFLEIITIGKDRLVPVFNKALPPPSANPAEPRDIAYIAYPADVFFGTVMERKILPFLDPGTHPTPKVETALTLAAVEMAVAGIGVAWVPLSLAQDRIASGRLVDLSADLPTCDLQVNAMRLQGKASLAGVVFWSRLLDLPET
- a CDS encoding D-cysteine desulfhydrase yields the protein MHLARFPRVHLAHLPTPLERMDRLSKELGGPEIWIKRDDCTGLSTGGNKTRKLEFLMAEALAAGADTVMTQGATQSNHARQTAAFAAKLGLACHILLEDRTGSNDANYNGNGNVLLDHLHGATTSKRAGGKDMQAEMEAVAEGLRAKGRKVYLIPGGGSNATGALGYVNCAFELVGQANDRSLVIDHLVTATGSAGTQAGLITGLKAINAGIPLTGIGVRAPKEKQEENVFALALKTAEKLGCPDVVKRGDVVADSSYVGAGYGIPREDTLEAIRMFAQLEGILLDPVYSGKGAAGLIDYCRKGKFKKGERVVFLHTGGSAALFGYDAVFADANKALVVA